aaaaatgttggttgaATTTGTGTTAATcagttaaaactttaaatgaatTGGGAATTTTGAAAAGGGTCCATCTCcagtttttatcaaaatagatttttccgtgtttttttcatttacacaTATAGCCCgatattttatgaacaaaaagGGCCCATATCTGTTTCAAtcttaaattagaaaaaaaataagttttttgagattcctcaataatttaaatttttagatgaCTCCTTTTCAATATTCCAATTTCAAATAGTTttcacaataaaaatgtttaccaattttatacaattttatagtaaaatacatcaataaattatgtttcgatatctatatatatacacattaatgtattttgtaattgCTAATTCAAATTCTCCATTACTAAGGCCAATCGCCAATGGTGTACAAGAGGTGGAAGCCCTCTTAAACACagaaattgaattattaaaaaaatgatgcaataaaagctcataaaaaaataataataataaaattgttttccaacttctaaatttatttaaaatattaattactcagTGTTTATTTTAGTCCATGATAAAGGTACCGTGGCCATTCAACTTAGACAAACTTTAGAAGGCCTGGCTTAAAGTTTCCACTGACTAGGGTTTggttttttatgaaataaagtcaataaagtcaaaatatgtaaatttgtaataacgACAGCATCTAGTCTGAGACATTAGATTGTATAACAGATATTATGGcgatatcaaaaattattacgatttacaacattgaaaatatttgaataatgattattgtgaataggtaagtataaaatacctaaatatttttttattcgtatgtatttacataaaaatctaCAGGGTGTAGATTATGAGGCATCCATGACTTTCAAGACTTAATGCGTTTTTTCTGGGTATAATTTTGAAgaggtttttgattttatttattaaaatatttttagaaaggtttaatttattttatattatacttgtttttttttatttagtattcatTACCGACAAATTAGTTTTTCATTACCAAATGCTATCTAGGGATAACAATCAGtagatataaatgttaaaaaaataacattgaatGTAAATGGGAAATGTAAACTAGGTGTAAACAAAAAGTTTTGCCATTGATTTTTCCAACAACCTGGTATTTATAACAAAAGAGTAATAACACTGAATTAACTAACAAACACAACATTTTACCTTCAAATCGTCAGTATAGCAAAATACCATTTTGGTGaagaaaaactaaaagttagtggattgtaattttattataatatatttcgctTATTTCGTCTTATGATTTTTACATCCATACAATGCtcttacatatatttttaacactgtATAAATTTGCAAATTGGTAAATCTAGACCACctcaaacataaatattataaatagggtGGCCAGACGTCCTTTTTATACGAAAAGGTTCCATATTTTAAAAGACATCTCGGTGTCCTGACAAAAGCTTTTGGAACTCTCAACTGTtccgtttttttataatatgtcccATTTtcattctaatataaatatgtgaAAAAATTACAACCGCAGTAGGTATGAGAGTATTGAGATGCACCAACTTTTACCAGCGGTTaagtatatgtacctatattgatgtcattatgtaagtattaaaaaagtattttttttattcaacaaaagacaatattatgttatttaattaaaaataagcgTTTtactaatgtaaattaaaatataagagtaATAATTAATCGcatatttaagaattttatacCTGGCCAccctaattaggtatatattaaaaagtgGACTCAGaaactttaattaattattataatatacagttaaaagtatacaaaaaatatttaataaattaaatatagcataattttttattagtttaagtaATGGAAtgcaaaaaattgaatataaacagttaaataaaaatataactttaattcaataataatcccttaaatacaattttgtgaTGATATTTAGATGCTGCATTCTGATGCATGTgcctgtaaaataaaattataataataattagttatcgttttgttaaaaacatgaaaaaagcTTCTTTACTTTTGTGACATGAACCTGCTATTTAAGACATTAGGTATTTAGACAATTTTATCTGACAagagtttaaactttaattgtttGCAACAGAGATAACAAATCTTTAAATAACAAGACATTTTTAGACTAATGTGATGCTGTGAAGCatcaatatacaattaataattgcaaatgaaaaaaattattatttacctcaATATCTGGCGTAGGATACAACACAAAGCATAAAGGACATTGAGATTGGAGTGATACATTTTCATTTGTAATTTCATTCTCAGGATTTTGTCGTGAGGGCGATGTTCGAGATCTTGATTGATGACCATTGttactattactattttttatatttttcgctTGTTTTTTTCGAAGTtcctagaaattaaaaattaatatttatttatattaaattagtcttaaaatatatcaatttataatattctatagacagaaacaattatataatacctataacctatgtattgtcaagaataataaaatcatttggaTGATAGTAAGTCTGAATTCCTTAGTTATAAAGCAATTATGAAAATCtagttttaatataggtacaagatTTTTCTATTTAGACATTATAAtaagataggtataatattatatttttagtagaaCGTAATGTTTACATAAAGGTAGTAATTACtacttctataaattataaaatacatattaagaggacgcttcacccgcatatgttgtcttgctatacaagtgcgtaacatagcaaattgtatgcTCCGCAGAACATGTATAGCACcgttagcttaaatattagagtCAATTGACCTCTTatgaaatttaaaggtaagattattatctaggaaaTCTCAagggttttttattatattttaattttaaagtgaattataagtattttaagatatacaaaaaattaacaattttaaaatactcataactcgcttgaaaattaaaatataataaaaagccctaGAGAtttcctagataataatcttacctttaaatttcataagaggtcaattcactctaatatttaaaGCTAACAgggctacacgtgttctgctgagcgtacaattttcTATGTTACGTACCTGTAAGACGTAGACGACATATGCAGGTGAGGTGTCCTCTTAATGAAGAAtgcaataatcataatattataatataaaataatgcctTGATTTTAAATAGTCatgtataaaattacattttgtttaaactctatattatattatttataaatagttatttcttaCTTGTTCTTGTTTGATATGTCCATCATCTAATACTTCACTTTCAAACtgattaatatattcatttgaGCAATTCTGATCTTTATGTGTAGAAGGTACTAAAGTCTGATTATCTGATGGGGAAActctattatacttatttttcttttttttacctTTAGATTCACTTTTATTTTCCTCTGTTTTCACTAAAAGGTTACTATTGTCTGAATAAGATGGTTTAGAATATACTTGCAATTCATCAACATATGTTTTGTTAGGTGAATGAAATGTCTTGTCATCAATATTTTCATCAACTTTTaggtcaatattttttaaaatattcgtcaAGCTATCAGGTGTATTAATCACTTGGTTtttatagctattattattaagtgtaaTATCATTTACTTTTGCATTGATTGGCAATAAGCTATCGCTCGAATAAAATAAACTAGTCTGTGGAACGACTAAATTTATCTTACAGTAACCATTAACCATATTTAAAACTGATGTTAAATAATCACTTTCAAATAGAGATTCATCATCCGACATGATTTTgctatttaatttttggtttttatacgACATTGTATATgggcaaattctaaaaaatgaaaaaactaaattattaggtaaaatatttaagtgattaaaacaaatatggtGGACATGGACTGCTAAGgcgttaataatttaaaattaataaatacaaataataaaaattattttactatagtcTTCttaagttgtaacttgtaatatgTATGAGAAATAATCgacatcaattataataaagtgCATGTGGTAATCATAATAACACATCATTGTTTATTGACTTACCaatagttgttacttgttaatattataggtctacttatattttgtacaattaagCAAATATGCAGTGTACAAAAAATCTtaaagtgtaaataataaaactattgcatttttaatgtaatattataatcaatacattttaatgtcacGGTAAGTATAGAAGTCAGAAGATAACAAGTACAGAAAACggaaaacttaaataaaatccTTTTGTTCATCGGAATCTTACTTGTTTTTATCTTATCATTCCTACTAGTTACCGTTTCAGTTATCACTGTTATCACTGTAGGCTCTAaccataaagtaaaatattatagcaaaTAGACCACGAAAATGTTGTGAAATTcgaagttaaattaataattattaaccgatcgttatttttattcttaccgTTGTAGTATATGGTTAGTATTTactaccatatatatatatattcatattgttgtatatcatagacatattattaatattttttatttatatgtctatgtTGTATAATAACTATGCTTACTACTTCCATAAATCATTATCAGCGTTCATCTTATctgttatcaatataataacggTCAAATGGCGCGATTTATTTTGTCTGCAGTTGTTAAGAAAACTGTGATACCGGTCAACACAATccatgaacaatgaacataataCGACTTCGCTCTTGAAGATGATCAATTTTTGAACGtttgttatgaattatgatgataacgtttaaattactttaaaagcataatattattatttttcatctttcACTTACCaagtaattatgaaaaaatatttctagGTATCTAGTAAATGTGCGTTTTGACGtgttcttaataaatattagtaactaAAAGTGTCTACACTCAAAAATGAACAAGGACTCATTACGAATAATGTCAACTCCCAAGAATGTTAAGACGACCAAACCAGAAGGTgatcatttttcaatattatttatttataagaaactGGGCTGattgttaacataataaattaataacatatcatTCTATTTTACATAaagaaataaataggtacttaaatcgTTGTCGTGTTTTGTTGTAAGAATGTCGCTTAGTTAGTTTATTGTGTAGTCCCGAGTTATAATTAAACCAAACCACTTCAATACAAATTGTAAAcctgtaaataatatttgtagagGGAAACAGAACAATGTTTAGGTGCTACTCTATCCGACGACAAAACAATTGTTACCATGTACCTACACATTAAGGTATCTATTTAGGAATTCTAAGCCAAGAAAGTTATATTCTAAGTTTGTTCCAACGCACTAGATAATTAGTCCACTTTCTGATAGTCAAAACGAACAGCGGATTTTGGTGGGGACTTGGAGTCAGCTACACCGTTATCATGTACTGTCCAAAACGAGTCTCAAATTCTGTGTTGGAACAAACTTTTTATTGACAAGAGTCTTAAGATTTTTGCGGTGTTCTAATGACACAGATACTTGGCAACGTGCAACATTTCCTAAACAATTTTAAGATTGAATTCATTGAagcaaacttaaaaataattttctatttgtaaTTCTCTGAGataaaacatattgttatacatattttgttttgcggttcattgttatttaacatttgttccttctatgtttaatatttaggcATATAATACAAAATCTGTCAAAGACATAATTCAAATGACAAATGGAATTTGTAAGACAATTTTCTGACAAAGAAAGATTTCATTGACCATAGAAAATGAATTTACCCCCAGATTTCCCTATTTGTTGGTGTATACAGAACTACAATTCATACAGCATATAATAGATACACTTTGCCACACCAAGctcattttagtaatttttttatttataaaaatatttcagttatGGACACAATTTCTGATATTGAAATAATACGAAGCCTTTTATACTGTTTCCAAGGAGTTGATAGCCATTGGATAGAATTCAATcaaaacgaaaaacaatttgTAGTTACAGCACAAGTATAtacttgatacatttttatttttgcatatttatcaatttatttataaagtattttaaacttatagttAGACTTTTACCAAACTAGCAAAGTAAATCGGCTAATGGAACTTGGATATCTACATAACATAGTGCAAGAGTATATTGAAAATAACAGTGACAACAAGAATGGCTCCGTAGCTTCAGGAATAGCTCATTGTTTGCATGAGGaactatgtatttattatgacaGTATTAACAAGTTGCAAAAAGAGGTTGttcaattgtattattgtatatatttatgatataagtatgacatttattttattgatttaggtTAATGAAGCATATGAAAAATCCAAAGAATATTCGCTTGGAAATTTATTGTGTTGGTCTGTACTTTGGTTAGGGCAATTACAGGATTTGGCATATACAGTAAAAATGATTGATGGTGCTAAACGTGGTGGTGAGCTTGTATCTGTTATTGCTCCATTCGCATACTGTGCAAATCCCTATTTACAACAAATGGCTACAAATATGATTAAAGTGGTAAGTGATGGTAACTTGTTATAgtcatgatattatgtaaaatgtaaagacTTATCTAAAAATTTTCAGGCAACTAGACCATTAATGATGATTATGTGTCATTGGATGGTTGACGGGGAACTTTTAGacaattatgaagaattttttatCTGTCAATGCCCAGACATTAATAACCTTGATATGTGGAACAATCGATACACAATTCGGTTAATACCTGTTttgttatgattataaatatacttaattatataaatatataattatataaatgattcTTGTTTAAGGGAGTCTATGGTTCCGGCATTTTTTACTAAGGAAGATGTAAATAGAATTTTCCGTACCGGGAGATATATCAATTTTCTACATACAATATGCAAGAGTAAACCTGAGTTAACACCATCCAGGAAAATTCTAAAGGATCTTCGAAATTCTGGAGGTGAGTAAATctaagaaattatttaatattatatttttaaaccctATGCAGCATGCACCTTGGGATatacatttagttttataactataaagatCATTAACCAATAACTATACATTGCGTTTAGATAAAGATTTGTTTCCAATGTTAGAACAAGGTAGCATTATTTCTGATATGATTAACAAGGCTTGTACTGAATCTTCTACTGTAGTACTGGATATTTTAAAGGAAcagtttaacttatttttacacTTCGAGGGACTTAGGCGTTATATGCTCTTAGGACAAGGAGACTTTGTCACAAGCTTGCTAGAAATTCTCCAGTGAGTtacaattatatgattattcatTATATCGATAATGTGTGTGTtctaacatttattaatttataataggccTCATTTAGATAAATCTTCAGGTACACTTGGTCATCATACATTTAGAAATTTGTTGGACACTGCTGTAAGAATGAGCAATGCTCAGTATGATAAACCTACAATACTAAAAACACTTGATGTAAAATTATTACCAACATCTGGAGAAGATTGTGGATGGGATATATTTCAATTGGATTATTCGACTGGTGGTCCGTTGGAAACGGTATGTATTATAAagtatgattaattattatataaaaatacaaaggaGATTTTTGAAcgataaatttagtttattttgtgttgaacgaggttataaaataatcaattataagaAGTGGAGGGGTGATGATATGTGTGTAATGTGATCAGAAGTGAtcaattaaatataagatatccagggGGAGTTGTAGGACTTTGTAgatatatttactatagttagggacatatagatataatgatcttaaatatatttaaatagccaggacttaatttaagttattactAGATTTTAATTCCTatttaatacttacaaattacaatagtaGATGGCTATTTTGTAGTTGTACGGGGTTCAGAAGTATGAAAGGTGTTGATATCTATAATGTCTACACTGAACTAACTTTTCTTACATGGTGTGTATTGGGAGTAAGCCTTATTGTTAACTGTATGTGAACAGGCCTGGATCTAGAAATCTGAAATGGAGGAGggctaaatttttttctaaataaacgGTATTAAAATTTTAGCTTATAACAGATTATAGATAAGATATTAAGATTGTAAAAATAGTTacaatttcatttatattttaaactcatgaaatataatacttatgaactatgaattatataaataaatacatgatatataAGTTTTCCAAAGATTGGTGGGACTAAAGTCCCTCAGCCCCCTTGGACCCGTTCCCGtatgtgaatatattattgttttggtcaGCAATTAATTGTATCTGGTCTGTaatgtacaattattgttacatgtaaacaatattataattcagaGCTAGATAAGTtcctataggtaatatagataGTATTGAGCGACTTTTTTTAGTGATTAAATGGgggaataaattataagtttattttggGTACATGTCATATGCTACTAACTAGTCAGATTAAGGCTGTTGAAGCACCCTTTATTTTGGAGTTTAAGACCATTAAGTGGAAGGTTTGTCTATGTCTGATTACGGTTTTGAATATATGTATGAATTTATCAGTTTCTTTTCTAAATTATgtaggaaaatatttttttattttttgcttaacattcttcaaaatcaaaattatctaaaaatgaaatgattttgatatataatattttagatgttaaataatatattttttctacataACCTATATGGTAAAAAATCTTTCTTTTTTAGCGGTTTCTActagtaaattaataagtttAGGGGCAATTTTAAGGagcattacattttgaaatatttaataatttttagtgatttaaTCTTTATTACAGTAACTTTTATTAATCCAGTGCTGCTTCTCaaccttttttaatatgacgacactaaaaaaaatagttatttttgaaaaagtaacaATTATAAACCTATAAGTAAATTGAAAATGAGATCATctctttaaaattgtttttcttgtcTGTGGTTTTTACCTTTATGTCATAAtgtcatatatttatacttgGAACATGTacaatatcaataaacaatttttttaatgagataCTAGTGGATTGTAACCTACACACTTGTTGAGAACTACTGCATTAATGTATACACATAactgttgaatattatatttttaatttatgctcTTTTGATATTCAATTTGTATGTCTAGtagaacattttaattaattaagcgTTTAGTTTGTGAATAATAGGCAATAGTGTCAGCTTTAACTACAACAATGATAATTGTTAtactataagtaatataatttaaaataactttgctTTACTTAATTTGATTCCGATTCTTAACATTGTAAATTTTCTTGATTAAATGATTTACGCCAGCCATACAATTTGCTAAATGACAAAATTGACCTTCAAAATACTATTCTTAATCcctttaaatatatcaaatttcaCATTAAGATCTAATTCTATGGTCTATGTTCctacataaaaatgatattattatcttttcacaatagaaaaaatgttaatttataggAAGCAAACTTACAAATTTTGATTTCTTTTTCTTTACAAacctaaatattgtttaaacttttaaaagtaaataattacaatttacagtaccAATTATGTtgatttctttaaatattttgttggttcttaaattttgcataatattaaattcactgtaggtacttaaatatgtttcataatttaaatattaattactatatagtatatacactatacaggttATAATAAGTAGACCTGACAAAGTAAATAACTTTTGCTCTAAATTCTCATcaatgtttctttatttttgaataatgaaaataaaaattttaaatctaatataattttttttgattaatccAAAATAGccagttttgattttaaaaatattttttttaattcttgtagtttattatttaaaatttttcgtaAACTCATTATTTTTGTGAAGTAAAGTTTATCTatcttaaaaaacatttttaattctaaaagaataaacttttttaaaatatttaaaataatttttaaataagtacttgttaaaatctaaatatttgtttaaaaagtcaatatttttgaaattaaagagttagttgaaaaatgtttatattttaaaaatcatgaaaaataaaccgacttagataaatgtttttacaatcaaGTTTTCTAAAAACCGATTACAAAttcactattttaaaaatttcaaaaatatattaaatcagatttattattattatattttattatagcgcacaagtcaatatattttaaataaaaataaatattgttcacaACAAAAGTTTTTCAATTTGTCAGGTCTTACTGTTACAtcctatacagggtgatttattaagcgtaaaacactcattatctcaaaaagtattaatgtttttgaaaatatttttttacatagtttcaagttgttaaaaacatccttataattttttaagttttttacttttttaatgacagcatagagttttaatttcattttccaaagcagaatatttttctgagtattttaatacattaatatcgAATTAAGGACGAGTAGtgtatgagttataagtatttaaggtttagacaagcggagtagtggatacacatttgcggggtaaccccataccactccactactccgcttgtctaaaccttaaatacttataactcataaactactcgccctaaattagacttttatgaataaaaatacttagaaaaatattctgctttggaatatgaatttaaaactatgctgtcattcaaaaaagtaaaaaattaaaaaaattatatagataaaaaatatttaaaaatataatttttaataaaaacatagttttttgaacatcttgaaactatgtaaaaaaatattttcaaaaacattaatactttttgagataatgagtgttttacgctttatgaatccccctgtatatttaatttgcataatatttatgaatttgtaCTTTCACAgggttatttataatttataattaaaaaaaaatgtattaaaactattCATCTTCCTAGACTTTACGCTATGTAATATGTAGAAGCGACATTGCGTAGATGAAAAAAAGGATGGCTAAATTCaacaaaatcattttgatatatttttgattaaacctTAGTTAGTGTTATAattggtttaattattttatacattatactatggAACAATTTGGGATTTTGATTTAATTCACCAACCCTGGTatctctattatttattaataaattatatcaaaatgaaAAACTAGTAAGGTAACaataaaaatcaagaaataaTTGGAACCTAAAAACGACTgttgttttatctaaaatattcaatgaaatatatatttatttgttttagatttttgagTTCAATGGGAGTGGAAGGTATTCAATTATGTTTGTGTTCTTGTGGCGTCTAAAAAGAATAGATTTTGTGCTGTCACAAATGTGGAGGGAATTAAATCTACAGATTAAAACTTCATACCACATAGTTCCAGGTAAGACAgtggaatacaattatttaagcAACATAAACATAAAGGCTTTGGTGGTAGGGGAGTTGCAGTTGTAGGTTATGGCCTTACACActcttgtaatttttatataaaactagctgatcccgctgacACTTTGTtgtccgttaaatgtaccaattctatatgactcaaactttgttcaattcgttatttaatattcgatgtatggtgtatggtgttcaaaatttatcttaacttttctgttgcccggaataaaaattttgattcacagcagtatattatcaggtaggcaatctacctgcggtagatcgcggaccccgtgctgtatcaaaattgtagaaagtttgtcatttttacttaattccaccgtcggaggattaatatgatcaattaatacaaaagcctaacgcaaccgtactaaaatccgatgaataaaaaaaaaaacaaatttaacactttaaattagcctatctttttcccagaggtctaatctacacacaaatattcatttttatcttctatactataaaattatagcgtttgtttgtatgttcgggataaactccgaaactactgaaccgatttcgaaaattctttcaccaatacaaagccacattctttgtgagtgtcataggctaatttaaaaagggaagtgatcacccccagtaggtgctcaaacaggaattttgagatttacgatagaaattttgtCACGTATTggcaatgaataattttaatcgttaattactccactaaaacacaacatttttgaaaatcttttcTTATTGCTTggtgaaaatatgagaagaacctctattccaaatttcaagtccgtACGTTGAAATACAGCGGTCAGTGagtcagtggtatttggattttatacgtatagataactaattattgacTAACATTATCGGACTTTATTTATGCCTAAAACCTGCTCCGTGATATcctttttcatttaaaaaaaactgcatgacaattggtttcgaagccaaaccgtaacaaagatttcctcttttgcttgatttcagttttatataatatatagattggCATGGATAGGTATGcttgtttacatatttttttattagaataagataggtacaattttaaaaaaattatctcatATTTGTGAGTGACTTTATTGTGTTAATGTTTTGGATAGTGGCATGCCATAATTTGCACAAtaaaagcaattattataatatccatcaAACTGCACAACAAACCAACTGAATAGTGTCCTTTTTCAGAAATACGGTATACCTTGAAGTGGACCAATAACCTGGTGGCAGAAATGGTACACAGCGTACGGCAAATACAGTTTTATGTGCTGTCAGACGTCATAGAAACTGAATGGGAACACTTTCGAGACGCCATTAACAAAGCGTCTTTGCTGGAGACAGTGATCCAAGCACACAACCAGTTCCTGAA
This genomic window from Metopolophium dirhodum isolate CAU chromosome 1, ASM1992520v1, whole genome shotgun sequence contains:
- the LOC132935094 gene encoding uncharacterized protein DDB_G0287625-like isoform X2, with the protein product MSYKNQKLNSKIMSDDESLFESDYLTSVLNMVNGYCKINLVVPQTSLFYSSDSLLPINAKVNDITLNNNSYKNQVINTPDSLTNILKNIDLKVDENIDDKTFHSPNKTYVDELQVYSKPSYSDNSNLLVKTEENKSESKGKKKKNKYNRVSPSDNQTLVPSTHKDQNCSNEYINQFESEVLDDGHIKQEQELRKKQAKNIKNSNSNNGHQSRSRTSPSRQNPENEITNENVSLQSQCPLCFVLYPTPDIEAHASECSI
- the LOC132935092 gene encoding gamma-tubulin complex component 3 homolog — protein: MNKDSLRIMSTPKNVKTTKPEVMDTISDIEIIRSLLYCFQGVDSHWIEFNQNEKQFVVTAQLDFYQTSKVNRLMELGYLHNIVQEYIENNSDNKNGSVASGIAHCLHEELCIYYDSINKLQKEVNEAYEKSKEYSLGNLLCWSVLWLGQLQDLAYTVKMIDGAKRGGELVSVIAPFAYCANPYLQQMATNMIKVATRPLMMIMCHWMVDGELLDNYEEFFICQCPDINNLDMWNNRYTIRESMVPAFFTKEDVNRIFRTGRYINFLHTICKSKPELTPSRKILKDLRNSGDKDLFPMLEQGSIISDMINKACTESSTVVLDILKEQFNLFLHFEGLRRYMLLGQGDFVTSLLEILQPHLDKSSGTLGHHTFRNLLDTAVRMSNAQYDKPTILKTLDVKLLPTSGEDCGWDIFQLDYSTGGPLETIFEFNGSGRYSIMFVFLWRLKRIDFVLSQMWRELNLQIKTSYHIVPEIRYTLKWTNNLVAEMVHSVRQIQFYVLSDVIETEWEHFRDAINKASLLETVIQAHNQFLKNIFKRSVQTEETHDLSKKMRQLFESVLELRGIQERFHSQSEHELNRRKDLEKYIEEHGTNNKMEKDDLETKEAFLLEVDRYENIIKEISNSYKIDLVKFLKKLIQVSTDDQDALHSLANRINFNKYYSKNDQDLEKCATYICRSHK
- the LOC132935094 gene encoding uncharacterized protein DDB_G0287625-like isoform X1, with translation MVVNTNHILQRICPYTMSYKNQKLNSKIMSDDESLFESDYLTSVLNMVNGYCKINLVVPQTSLFYSSDSLLPINAKVNDITLNNNSYKNQVINTPDSLTNILKNIDLKVDENIDDKTFHSPNKTYVDELQVYSKPSYSDNSNLLVKTEENKSESKGKKKKNKYNRVSPSDNQTLVPSTHKDQNCSNEYINQFESEVLDDGHIKQEQELRKKQAKNIKNSNSNNGHQSRSRTSPSRQNPENEITNENVSLQSQCPLCFVLYPTPDIEAHASECSI